From Lysobacter silvisoli, the proteins below share one genomic window:
- the xseA gene encoding exodeoxyribonuclease VII large subunit, which yields MPPAAPDEVLSPSQLNTLARNLLEDTFPLVWVEGELGNLSRPASGHLYLTLKDARAQVRCAMFKPKSNWLQFVPREGLRVLARGRLTLYEARGDYQLVLDHMEEAGEGALRRAFEQLKARLQAEGLFDSERKRPLPRYPARVGVITSPSGAAVRDVLSVLSRRFPLLEAEVLPVPVQGDGAAERIVAMLQRAAASGRYDVLVLARGGGSLEDLWAFNDERLARAIAASAVPVVSAIGHETDFTLADFAADVRAPTPSVAAELLVPEREELLRRLRQLGARLRSLQLQRLRQAMQRGDRAALRLNALRPQTRLDALRRRQDEAARRLAAAWQRRLERERARLRHADAVLRATHPQRRLAALRERLAALAPRPRAALLRRLAHQSLQLRGLARSLEAVSPLATVARGYAILQREDGRVVRSVLDAAPGERLQARVQDGQLRLKVEGGGEGEA from the coding sequence ATGCCCCCCGCCGCCCCCGACGAAGTCCTCAGCCCCAGCCAGCTCAACACCCTGGCGCGCAACCTGCTGGAAGACACCTTTCCCCTGGTCTGGGTCGAGGGCGAGCTGGGCAACCTCTCGCGCCCCGCCTCCGGCCACCTCTACCTGACCCTGAAAGACGCGCGCGCGCAGGTGCGCTGCGCGATGTTCAAGCCCAAGAGCAATTGGCTGCAGTTCGTGCCGCGCGAGGGCCTGCGCGTGCTCGCGCGCGGACGTCTGACCCTGTACGAGGCGCGCGGCGACTACCAGTTGGTACTGGACCACATGGAAGAGGCCGGCGAAGGCGCGCTGCGGCGCGCGTTCGAGCAGCTCAAGGCGCGGCTGCAGGCCGAGGGCCTGTTCGACAGCGAGCGCAAGCGGCCGCTGCCGCGCTACCCGGCGCGCGTGGGCGTGATCACCTCGCCCAGCGGCGCGGCGGTGCGCGACGTGCTCAGCGTGCTGTCGCGGCGCTTCCCGCTGCTGGAAGCCGAGGTACTGCCGGTACCGGTGCAGGGCGACGGCGCGGCCGAACGCATCGTGGCCATGCTCCAGCGCGCGGCCGCCTCCGGCCGCTACGACGTGCTGGTGCTGGCGCGCGGCGGCGGCTCGCTGGAAGACCTGTGGGCCTTCAACGACGAACGCCTGGCGCGCGCCATCGCCGCCAGCGCGGTGCCGGTGGTATCGGCGATCGGCCACGAGACCGACTTCACCCTGGCCGACTTCGCCGCCGACGTGCGCGCGCCGACGCCGTCGGTGGCGGCCGAGCTGCTGGTGCCCGAACGCGAGGAACTGCTGCGCCGCCTGCGCCAGCTGGGCGCGCGTCTGCGCAGCCTGCAACTGCAGCGGCTGCGCCAGGCCATGCAACGCGGCGACCGCGCCGCGCTGCGGCTCAACGCGCTGCGCCCGCAGACGCGCCTGGACGCCTTGCGCCGGCGCCAGGACGAAGCCGCCCGGCGCCTGGCCGCGGCCTGGCAGCGGCGCCTGGAGCGCGAACGCGCGCGCCTGCGCCACGCCGACGCGGTGCTGCGCGCGACCCATCCGCAACGCCGCCTGGCCGCCCTGCGCGAGCGTCTGGCGGCGTTGGCGCCGCGGCCGCGCGCGGCCCTGCTGCGGCGTCTGGCCCACCAGTCGCTGCAACTGCGCGGCCTGGCCCGCTCGCTGGAAGCGGTCAGCCCGCTGGCCACGGTCGCGCGCGGCTACGCCATCCTGCAGCGCGAGGACGGCCGGGTGGTGCGCAGCGTGCTCGACGCCGCCCCGGGCGAGCGCCTGCAGGCGCGGGTGCAGGACGGGCAGCTGCGGCTGAAGGTGGAAGGCGGCGGCGAGGGCGAGGCCTGA
- the ispG gene encoding flavodoxin-dependent (E)-4-hydroxy-3-methylbut-2-enyl-diphosphate synthase, producing MNSDSVLPCADPGFGPLPRRLTRSVRIGGVDVGGGAPVVVQSMTNTDTADVASTVKQVAELWRAGSELVRVTVNTAEAAAAVPRIVDKLAMMGIEVPIIGDFHYNGHQLLTAEPACAQALGKYRINPGNVGFGKKKDSQFATLIELAIKYGKPVRIGANWGSLDQALAAQLMDENHLRAEPWDAGRVLREALIRSALDSAARAVEIGLPAERIVLSAKVSGVQELIAVYRELANRGNYALHLGLTEAGIGSKGIVASSAALGVLLQEGIGDTIRISLTPEPGQARSNEVVVAQELLQTMGLRAFTPMVTACPGCGRTTSTFFQELAQKVQTHVRAKMPEWKISHPGAENLTLAVMGCVVNGPGESRHANIGISLPGTGEAPSAPVFEDGEKTVTLRGEGIADEFVALIDRYVERNYGARGPGA from the coding sequence ATGAATTCCGACAGCGTCCTTCCCTGCGCCGACCCCGGCTTCGGCCCCCTGCCGCGGCGTTTGACCCGCTCCGTCCGCATCGGCGGCGTGGACGTGGGCGGCGGCGCGCCGGTGGTGGTGCAGTCGATGACCAACACCGACACCGCCGACGTCGCCTCCACGGTCAAGCAGGTGGCCGAGCTGTGGCGCGCCGGTTCCGAGCTGGTACGGGTCACGGTGAACACCGCCGAAGCCGCGGCCGCGGTGCCGCGCATCGTCGACAAGCTGGCGATGATGGGCATCGAGGTGCCGATCATCGGCGACTTCCACTACAACGGCCATCAGCTGCTGACCGCCGAGCCGGCCTGCGCGCAGGCGCTGGGCAAGTACCGCATCAACCCCGGCAACGTCGGTTTCGGCAAGAAGAAGGACAGCCAGTTCGCCACCCTGATCGAACTGGCGATCAAGTACGGCAAGCCGGTGCGCATCGGCGCCAACTGGGGTTCGCTGGACCAGGCGTTGGCCGCGCAGCTGATGGACGAGAACCACCTGCGCGCCGAACCCTGGGACGCGGGCCGGGTGCTGCGCGAGGCGCTGATCCGCTCGGCGCTGGATTCGGCCGCGCGCGCGGTGGAGATCGGCCTGCCGGCCGAGCGCATCGTGCTCAGCGCCAAGGTCAGCGGCGTGCAGGAACTGATCGCGGTCTACCGCGAGCTGGCCAACCGCGGCAATTACGCGTTGCACCTGGGTCTGACCGAGGCCGGCATCGGCAGCAAGGGCATCGTCGCTTCCAGCGCCGCGCTGGGCGTGCTGCTGCAGGAAGGCATCGGCGACACCATCCGCATCTCGCTTACGCCCGAACCGGGCCAGGCGCGCAGCAACGAAGTGGTGGTGGCGCAGGAGCTGCTGCAGACCATGGGCCTGCGCGCGTTCACGCCCATGGTCACCGCCTGCCCGGGCTGCGGCCGCACCACCAGCACCTTCTTCCAGGAACTGGCGCAGAAGGTGCAGACGCACGTGCGGGCGAAGATGCCGGAGTGGAAGATCAGCCACCCCGGCGCCGAGAACCTGACCCTGGCGGTGATGGGCTGCGTGGTCAACGGGCCGGGCGAATCTCGCCACGCCAACATCGGCATCTCGCTGCCGGGCACGGGCGAAGCGCCTTCGGCGCCGGTGTTCGAGGACGGCGAGAAGACCGTGACCCTGCGCGGCGAGGGCATCGCCGACGAATTCGTGGCCCTGATCGACCGCTACGTCGAGCGCAACTATGGCGCCCGCGGACCGGGCGCCTGA
- a CDS encoding phosphatase PAP2 family protein, producing the protein MAPADRAPESTARGGDAALAQEARFGAAFLRRYGLRLLLVFLGLLLPLWAFAELADEIHEQETIPFDEPILQFAHSLAREGFDRFFVLISKVGYLYGVVPFDVAFVLVLTYLRRFREATYAAIALGGSGLLNLAAKQAFARDRPSLWESVAPEHNYSFPSGHAMGSATLACVLVLLAWRTRWRWPLAVLMTAFVVLVGLSRVYLGVHYPSDILAGWAVATAWAVAVYLVAFRGGVGPWHSTAAS; encoded by the coding sequence ATGGCGCCCGCGGACCGGGCGCCTGAGTCCACCGCGCGCGGCGGCGACGCCGCGCTGGCCCAGGAGGCGCGTTTCGGCGCGGCCTTCCTGCGCCGCTACGGCCTGCGCCTGCTGCTGGTGTTCCTGGGCCTGCTGTTGCCGCTATGGGCCTTCGCCGAACTGGCCGACGAGATCCACGAGCAGGAAACCATACCCTTCGACGAACCGATCCTGCAGTTCGCGCATTCGCTGGCGCGCGAGGGCTTCGATCGTTTCTTCGTGCTGATCAGCAAGGTCGGCTATCTGTATGGCGTGGTGCCGTTCGACGTCGCCTTCGTACTGGTGCTGACTTACCTGCGCCGCTTCCGCGAAGCGACGTACGCGGCCATCGCTCTGGGAGGCTCGGGCCTGCTCAACCTGGCCGCCAAGCAGGCCTTCGCCCGCGACCGGCCCTCGCTGTGGGAGTCGGTGGCGCCCGAGCACAACTACAGTTTCCCCAGCGGCCATGCCATGGGCTCGGCTACCTTGGCCTGCGTGCTGGTGCTGCTGGCCTGGCGCACGCGCTGGCGCTGGCCCCTGGCCGTGCTGATGACCGCGTTCGTGGTCCTGGTGGGCCTGTCGCGGGTCTATCTGGGCGTGCATTACCCCTCCGACATCCTGGCCGGCTGGGCGGTGGCCACGGCTTGGGCGGTGGCGGTGTATTTGGTGGCGTTTAGGGGTGGGGTGGGGCCCTGGCACAGTACCGCTGCGAGTTAA
- a CDS encoding S8 family serine peptidase — MSIRFNRWTVGLALGALAAIAGASVMLGGGFGASAPSVGGAPPAAAGGGGNMEQQLRTYIVVYREAPLATYRGEIRGLAAPERLPADGAPQMARAQATAAGEGRVNVHSASARAYLSHLDGAQRQHEASITAAIGRAPQVERRMRHALNAVVTELSEAEAARVQRLSEVQFVEEYREYEQDTDVGPGLIGAPPLWNAATNPVKGEGIVFGILDSGINFGSPSFAAQDETGYTHTNPLGAGVYLGTCAAGGVDEGRCNAKLIGGYDFVCGAPGNTCGAANIREEPGFGDTNSHGSHTASTSAGNVRTVLFKGRNTQISGVAPRANIIAYDVCYTNTATGRGLCPNTSSAAAVDQAIADGIVDVINFSIGGGENPWSDSVSLAFLNAVNAGIYVATSAGNSGPGPNTMGHLEPWTASTAAAQHGRQDFGPVLQVTGPGTVPAALQTIMMNEGTGAVPFVSPMANTTPLKLSPGIDSGDDGCAAYPAGTFTGAIAVIRRGTCSFVIKGNNAAAAGAVAVVIANNAAGGLVPTLTGVTIPGFAMLQADANAVRDFLAGNPGTAGITVLPIPNTPDVLADFSSRGPAGTYDLLKPDVAAPGVAVLAVVAGTSISGSEGAVGLMNGTSMASPHHAGAAGLMRQAQPTWTVPEVKSALVMTAEQVMFKEDSVTPATPFDRGGGRLRVDLAVRAGLVLNETRANYLAANPATGGDAANLNQPSLAKARCVERCVFTRTFRNTLSVRQGWTVKLNGLSGTISPALFTLNPGESKAVKITVNSYQLPADGSWNFGTLVLTPTSIGTLDQPTLRLPVAVSVPPPVIALNPAQIAATLPAGGSGFANFRIDNLGGSRLDYTIDNTGQGSRTLLDAPRGAVSSGFRATIYSDPATAGSAAQFSADDFTLTEATRIVSLYTEGFVSSGQPLATTATSLTWTLYRDSGGNPEGNPQASPGLAVWSYTAAPTGAGVTLTGANIGLNLTAAGQNVDLPAGRYWLVVNARSSFANRWVWFASNTGDNVFRTITVTTAGAGAWTAGTGFQGLAWNVGATNACGAPWIGAPVSAIGRVNPGAVGNNAQVQLNAGGLSAGTHVGFICVASNDPVKPKVAARVVLTVTP; from the coding sequence ATGTCGATACGATTCAACCGGTGGACGGTCGGGCTGGCGCTGGGTGCGCTGGCGGCGATCGCCGGAGCCTCGGTCATGCTGGGGGGCGGCTTCGGCGCTTCGGCGCCGTCGGTGGGCGGTGCGCCGCCGGCCGCGGCGGGCGGCGGCGGGAACATGGAGCAGCAGCTGCGCACTTACATCGTGGTCTACCGCGAGGCGCCGCTGGCGACCTACCGCGGCGAGATCCGCGGTCTGGCCGCGCCCGAGCGCCTGCCGGCCGACGGCGCGCCGCAGATGGCGCGCGCGCAGGCCACGGCGGCCGGCGAGGGCCGGGTCAACGTGCATAGCGCCAGCGCGCGCGCCTACCTCAGCCACCTCGACGGCGCGCAGCGCCAGCACGAGGCCAGCATCACCGCCGCCATCGGCCGCGCGCCGCAGGTGGAGCGGCGCATGCGCCACGCGCTCAACGCGGTGGTCACCGAACTCAGCGAGGCCGAGGCCGCGCGCGTGCAGCGCCTGTCCGAGGTGCAGTTCGTCGAGGAATACCGCGAGTACGAGCAGGACACCGACGTGGGTCCGGGCCTGATCGGCGCGCCGCCGCTGTGGAACGCGGCGACCAATCCGGTCAAGGGCGAGGGCATCGTCTTCGGCATCCTGGACTCGGGCATCAACTTCGGCAGCCCGTCGTTCGCCGCGCAGGACGAGACCGGCTACACCCACACCAATCCGTTGGGCGCCGGCGTCTACCTGGGCACCTGCGCCGCGGGCGGAGTGGACGAAGGCCGTTGCAACGCCAAGCTGATCGGCGGTTACGACTTCGTCTGCGGCGCGCCGGGCAACACCTGCGGCGCGGCCAATATCCGCGAGGAACCGGGCTTCGGCGACACCAACAGCCACGGCAGCCACACCGCGTCGACCTCGGCCGGCAACGTGCGCACGGTGCTGTTCAAGGGCCGCAACACCCAGATCTCGGGCGTGGCGCCGCGCGCGAACATCATCGCCTACGACGTGTGCTACACGAACACGGCCACCGGCCGCGGCCTGTGCCCGAACACGTCCTCGGCGGCGGCGGTCGACCAGGCCATCGCCGACGGCATCGTCGACGTGATCAACTTCTCCATCGGCGGCGGCGAAAACCCGTGGAGCGATTCGGTGTCGCTGGCGTTCCTCAACGCCGTCAACGCCGGCATCTACGTGGCCACCTCGGCCGGCAACAGCGGCCCGGGCCCGAACACCATGGGCCACCTGGAGCCGTGGACCGCGTCCACCGCGGCGGCGCAGCACGGCCGCCAGGACTTCGGTCCGGTGCTGCAGGTGACCGGCCCGGGTACGGTGCCGGCCGCGCTGCAGACGATCATGATGAACGAAGGCACCGGCGCGGTGCCGTTCGTCTCGCCGATGGCCAACACCACGCCGTTGAAGCTCAGCCCCGGCATCGACAGCGGCGACGACGGCTGCGCGGCCTATCCGGCCGGCACCTTCACCGGTGCGATCGCGGTGATCCGCCGCGGCACCTGTTCGTTCGTGATCAAGGGCAACAACGCCGCGGCCGCGGGCGCGGTGGCGGTGGTGATCGCCAACAACGCCGCCGGCGGCCTGGTTCCGACCTTGACCGGTGTGACCATTCCCGGCTTCGCGATGCTGCAGGCCGACGCCAACGCCGTGCGCGATTTCCTTGCCGGCAATCCGGGTACCGCCGGCATCACCGTGCTGCCGATTCCGAACACGCCCGACGTGCTGGCCGATTTCAGCTCGCGCGGACCGGCGGGCACCTACGACCTGCTCAAGCCCGACGTGGCCGCGCCCGGCGTGGCCGTGCTGGCGGTGGTCGCGGGCACGTCGATCAGCGGCTCCGAGGGCGCGGTGGGCCTGATGAACGGCACCTCGATGGCCTCGCCGCACCATGCCGGCGCCGCCGGCCTGATGCGCCAGGCGCAGCCGACCTGGACGGTACCGGAAGTGAAGTCGGCGCTGGTCATGACCGCCGAGCAGGTGATGTTCAAGGAAGACTCGGTCACCCCGGCCACACCGTTCGATCGCGGCGGCGGCCGCCTGCGCGTGGATCTGGCGGTGCGCGCCGGCCTGGTGCTCAACGAGACGCGCGCCAATTATCTGGCGGCCAACCCGGCCACCGGCGGCGATGCGGCCAACCTCAACCAGCCCAGCCTGGCCAAGGCGCGCTGCGTCGAGCGCTGCGTGTTCACCCGCACCTTCCGCAACACGCTGTCGGTGCGCCAGGGCTGGACGGTCAAGCTCAACGGCCTCAGCGGCACGATCTCGCCGGCGCTGTTCACGCTCAATCCGGGCGAGAGCAAGGCGGTCAAGATCACCGTCAACAGCTACCAGCTGCCGGCCGACGGTTCCTGGAACTTCGGCACCCTGGTGCTCACGCCGACCTCGATCGGCACCCTGGACCAGCCGACCCTGCGCCTGCCGGTGGCGGTGTCCGTGCCGCCGCCGGTGATCGCGCTCAATCCGGCGCAGATCGCGGCGACCCTGCCCGCGGGCGGTAGCGGCTTCGCCAACTTCCGCATCGACAACCTGGGCGGTTCGCGTCTGGATTACACGATCGACAACACCGGACAGGGCTCGCGCACCTTGCTCGACGCCCCGCGCGGCGCGGTCAGCAGCGGCTTCCGCGCCACGATCTATTCCGATCCGGCGACCGCGGGTTCGGCGGCGCAGTTCAGCGCCGACGACTTCACCCTGACCGAGGCCACGCGCATCGTGTCGCTATACACCGAGGGCTTCGTGTCCAGCGGTCAGCCGTTGGCGACCACGGCGACCAGTCTGACCTGGACCCTGTACCGCGACAGCGGCGGCAATCCGGAAGGCAATCCGCAGGCCTCGCCGGGCCTGGCAGTATGGAGCTACACCGCCGCGCCGACCGGTGCCGGTGTGACCCTCACCGGCGCCAACATCGGCCTCAACCTGACCGCCGCCGGCCAGAACGTGGACCTGCCGGCCGGCCGTTACTGGCTGGTGGTGAATGCCCGTTCCAGCTTCGCCAATCGTTGGGTCTGGTTCGCCTCCAACACCGGCGACAACGTGTTCCGCACCATCACCGTCACCACGGCCGGCGCAGGCGCCTGGACCGCAGGCACCGGTTTCCAGGGCCTGGCCTGGAACGTGGGCGCCACCAACGCCTGCGGCGCGCCGTGGATCGGCGCGCCGGTCAGCGCGATCGGACGCGTGAATCCGGGTGCGGTCGGCAACAACGCGCAGGTGCAGCTCAACGCGGGCGGCCTGAGCGCCGGCACGCACGTGGGCTTCATCTGCGTGGCCAGCAACGATCCGGTCAAACCCAAGGTCGCCGCGCGCGTCGTGCTGACGGTCACGCCGTAA
- a CDS encoding YadA family autotransporter adhesin, with product MKHHHSLLSAALLLALAAPATALAGEPCLLDDGIGGTTTGGATAAGGGATACGSGATASGDGSTAVGAAATASGTGSTALGADSAAGGDQSTAVGQGAQAGGFGATASGSGSNASGEFATATGTASEASGQFSSASGAGARATNDNATATGAFSEASGLGSTANGYNAIASGELSSANGAGASASGNASTANGAGSSASGTGSTATGAHSVASADGATANGGWIDKDGDGVVDPDEVTTASGLESSAYGAGAQSSGAQSSAFGGGSIASGVGSSAFGHGAQASGQNSSAIGQGSNASGNNSVALGSGSVADRGNSVSVGSSGNERQITNVANGTQNNDAVNLGQLQNSAATTLASANNYTDTVAATTLANANNYTDTVAASTLASANSYTDSRVTSNNAVVLNQANAHADAGDAATLNAANAHADAGDVATLRSANTYTDTRFAQAIAAPMAAIDDLRGDMEWGFDRADRRIDRAGAMTAAMVQMATSAAGIHTKNRVAVGAGFQNGEQALSIGYQRAISDRATVTFGGAFSSSESSAGVGLGFGW from the coding sequence ATGAAGCATCACCACTCGCTGTTGTCCGCTGCGCTGTTGCTGGCGCTGGCCGCACCCGCCACCGCCCTGGCCGGCGAACCCTGCCTGCTCGACGACGGCATCGGCGGCACCACCACCGGCGGCGCCACCGCGGCTGGCGGCGGCGCCACGGCTTGCGGCAGCGGCGCCACCGCCAGCGGCGACGGCAGCACCGCGGTCGGCGCGGCCGCCACCGCGAGCGGCACCGGCAGCACCGCATTGGGCGCCGACAGCGCCGCCGGCGGCGATCAGAGCACGGCGGTCGGGCAGGGCGCCCAGGCCGGCGGCTTCGGCGCCACCGCCAGCGGCAGCGGCAGCAACGCCAGCGGCGAATTCGCCACCGCCACCGGCACCGCCAGCGAAGCCAGCGGTCAATTCAGCAGCGCCAGCGGTGCCGGCGCGCGCGCCACCAACGACAACGCCACCGCCACCGGCGCCTTCAGCGAAGCCAGCGGCCTGGGCAGCACCGCGAACGGCTACAACGCCATCGCCAGCGGCGAACTCAGCAGCGCCAACGGCGCGGGCGCGTCGGCTTCGGGCAACGCCAGCACCGCCAACGGCGCCGGCTCCAGCGCCAGCGGCACCGGCAGCACCGCCACCGGCGCGCACAGCGTGGCCAGCGCCGACGGCGCCACCGCCAACGGCGGCTGGATCGACAAGGACGGCGACGGCGTGGTCGATCCGGACGAAGTCACCACCGCCAGCGGCCTGGAGTCCAGCGCCTACGGCGCCGGTGCGCAGTCCAGCGGCGCGCAATCCAGCGCCTTCGGCGGCGGCAGCATCGCCAGCGGCGTGGGCAGCAGCGCCTTCGGCCACGGCGCCCAGGCCAGCGGGCAGAACAGCAGCGCGATCGGCCAGGGCAGCAACGCCAGCGGCAACAACAGCGTGGCGCTGGGCTCGGGCTCGGTCGCCGACCGCGGCAACAGCGTGTCGGTGGGCAGCAGCGGCAACGAGCGCCAGATCACCAACGTTGCCAACGGCACTCAGAACAACGATGCGGTCAACCTGGGCCAGCTGCAGAACAGCGCCGCCACCACCCTGGCCAGCGCCAACAACTACACCGACACGGTCGCCGCGACCACGCTGGCCAACGCCAACAACTACACCGACACCGTCGCCGCCAGCACCCTGGCCAGCGCCAACAGCTACACCGACTCACGCGTGACCAGCAACAATGCCGTGGTGCTGAACCAGGCCAACGCGCACGCCGATGCGGGCGACGCGGCCACGCTCAACGCGGCCAACGCTCATGCCGATGCCGGCGACGTGGCCACGCTGCGCAGCGCCAACACCTACACCGACACGCGTTTCGCCCAGGCGATCGCGGCGCCGATGGCGGCCATCGACGACCTGCGCGGCGACATGGAATGGGGCTTCGACCGCGCCGACCGCCGCATCGACCGCGCCGGCGCGATGACCGCGGCGATGGTGCAGATGGCGACGTCGGCCGCCGGCATCCACACCAAGAACCGCGTGGCCGTCGGTGCCGGCTTCCAGAACGGCGAGCAGGCGCTGTCGATCGGCTACCAGCGCGCGATCAGCGACCGCGCCACGGTCACCTTCGGCGGTGCGTTCAGCAGCTCGGAAAGCTCGGCGGGCGTGGGCCTGGGCTTCGGTTGGTAA
- a CDS encoding pectin acetylesterase-family hydrolase has translation MALIRYAAVVLLGGAVALASPPLQAEVGDYGFFRTLSNLISPPRADNPVQPAQRQGQYPLLSRNANKADGFDPGAYYQWQTVQLPAETGAVCGDGSPYKIFVNRVPNTTNTIVYMEGGGACWDYASCSGQSGIRGARNPHGIPDDYMSLLNPGASLVSPFVTRVSPFDSVKTQNWNMVYVPYCTGDIYGGDKVAVYNDPSNQNAPLVWHHNGLRNSRAVTAWLKDNLPRPGQMLSTGCSAGGAGSLINYDPLRRDLAPTRSFLIDDSGPIFPTPRYGDPAQYPSQPLMAHIRVAWGLDAPNGPLAYLASGLPQLDLNELGSLYPALSSKHSGDRLGATHFWQDLNYSSYSYERFHADIQAAPNQAAKEALIHAKWGQDTQRLSARLNGLDNFGGYFPQYRALNESHCTTIVDFKNGDVQAQNLQLKNFIDSVLDGSGKVVDASEANDQADRAKPFNLLYWLVDQLLG, from the coding sequence ATGGCACTCATCCGATACGCCGCCGTCGTCCTACTGGGGGGCGCGGTCGCGCTGGCCAGCCCGCCGCTGCAGGCGGAAGTGGGCGACTACGGTTTCTTCCGCACCCTCAGCAACCTGATCTCGCCGCCGCGCGCCGACAATCCGGTGCAGCCGGCGCAGCGCCAGGGCCAGTACCCGCTGCTCAGCCGCAACGCCAACAAGGCCGACGGTTTCGACCCGGGCGCCTACTACCAGTGGCAGACGGTGCAACTGCCGGCCGAGACCGGCGCGGTCTGCGGCGACGGCTCGCCGTACAAGATTTTCGTCAACCGCGTGCCCAACACCACCAACACCATCGTCTACATGGAAGGCGGCGGCGCCTGCTGGGACTACGCCAGCTGCTCCGGCCAGAGCGGCATCCGCGGCGCGCGCAACCCGCACGGTATTCCCGACGACTACATGAGCCTGCTCAATCCCGGCGCCAGCCTGGTGAGCCCGTTCGTGACCCGCGTCAGCCCCTTCGATTCGGTCAAGACCCAGAACTGGAACATGGTCTACGTGCCGTACTGCACGGGCGACATCTACGGCGGCGACAAGGTCGCGGTGTACAACGATCCCAGCAACCAGAACGCGCCGCTGGTGTGGCACCACAACGGCCTGCGCAACTCGCGCGCGGTCACCGCCTGGCTCAAGGACAACCTGCCGCGCCCGGGCCAGATGCTCAGCACCGGCTGCAGCGCCGGCGGCGCCGGCAGCCTGATCAACTACGACCCGCTGCGCCGCGACCTGGCGCCCACGCGCAGCTTCCTGATCGACGACTCCGGCCCGATCTTCCCGACCCCGCGCTACGGCGATCCCGCGCAGTACCCCTCGCAGCCGCTGATGGCGCACATCCGCGTGGCCTGGGGCCTGGACGCGCCCAACGGCCCCCTGGCCTATCTGGCTAGCGGCCTGCCGCAGCTGGATCTCAACGAACTGGGCTCGCTATACCCGGCGCTGTCGAGCAAGCACAGCGGCGACCGCCTGGGCGCGACCCACTTCTGGCAGGACCTCAACTACTCCTCGTATTCGTATGAGCGCTTCCACGCCGACATCCAGGCCGCGCCCAACCAGGCCGCCAAGGAAGCGTTGATCCACGCCAAGTGGGGCCAGGACACCCAGCGCCTGTCGGCGCGCCTGAACGGGCTGGACAACTTCGGCGGCTACTTCCCGCAGTACCGCGCGCTCAACGAAAGCCACTGCACCACCATCGTCGACTTCAAGAACGGCGACGTGCAGGCGCAGAACCTGCAGCTGAAGAACTTCATCGACAGCGTGCTCGACGGCAGCGGCAAGGTGGTGGACGCCAGCGAGGCCAACGACCAGGCCGACCGGGCCAAGCCGTTCAACCTGCTGTACTGGCTGGTCGACCAGCTCCTGGGCTGA
- a CDS encoding DMT family transporter has protein sequence MLGSTLCFAAMAVVIRLASQSLHTFEIAFFRNFFGLLAVLPLLRGTPLAQLRTRQLPRYFIRCAIGICSMLAGFWAIGHLPLAQAISLSYSTPLFVTIAAVLFLGEQVRARRWAAVAVGFVGVLVIVRPGSTEFTSGTLIALLAAVLSGVVAIQIKQLSRVDSANTIVLYTYLFWVPMSLLPALFVWQWPQGTMWFWAVAAGVLGTGGQVLWTHALKLGEVSALTPISFMQLPLVATAGWLWFDETLDHWTLAGAAIILASNAYIAHREAVLARRAASAAPSEAAAPGE, from the coding sequence ATGCTCGGCAGCACCCTGTGCTTCGCTGCGATGGCGGTGGTGATCCGCCTGGCCTCGCAGTCGCTGCATACCTTCGAGATCGCGTTCTTCCGCAACTTCTTCGGCCTGCTCGCCGTGCTGCCCTTGCTGCGCGGCACGCCGCTGGCGCAGCTGCGCACCCGGCAGTTGCCGCGCTACTTCATCCGCTGCGCGATCGGCATCTGCTCGATGCTGGCCGGCTTCTGGGCCATCGGCCATCTGCCGCTGGCGCAGGCGATCTCGCTGTCCTACTCCACCCCGCTGTTCGTGACCATCGCCGCGGTGCTGTTCCTGGGCGAACAGGTGCGCGCGCGGCGCTGGGCGGCGGTGGCGGTCGGCTTCGTCGGCGTGCTGGTGATCGTGCGCCCCGGCTCCACCGAGTTCACTTCAGGCACCCTGATCGCCTTGCTCGCGGCGGTGCTCAGCGGTGTGGTCGCGATCCAGATCAAGCAGCTCTCGCGCGTGGATTCGGCCAACACCATCGTGCTCTACACCTACCTGTTCTGGGTGCCGATGTCGCTGCTGCCGGCGCTGTTCGTATGGCAGTGGCCGCAGGGCACGATGTGGTTCTGGGCCGTGGCCGCCGGCGTGCTCGGCACCGGCGGCCAGGTGCTGTGGACGCATGCGCTCAAGCTGGGCGAAGTCTCGGCGCTGACCCCGATCAGCTTCATGCAGCTGCCGCTGGTGGCGACCGCGGGCTGGCTGTGGTTCGACGAAACACTGGACCATTGGACCCTGGCCGGCGCCGCCATCATCCTGGCCTCCAACGCCTACATCGCCCACCGCGAAGCCGTGCTCGCCCGCCGCGCGGCCTCGGCCGCCCCCAGCGAAGCCGCCGCGCCTGGCGAGTAA